The Sandaracinaceae bacterium genome contains a region encoding:
- a CDS encoding phage Gp37/Gp68 family protein produces the protein MSDGSAIEWTDATWNPVRGCTKVSPGCKHCYAETFAERWRGIPNHPYGQGFDLRLVPEKLTEPLRWKRPRRIFVNSMSDLFQVGVDDDFIRAVFETMNAASWHTYQVLTKRAERLHDVTARLPMSLVHQNHIWLGVSVEDRRYGVPRIDVLRAVPAAVRFLSVEPLLEDLGRLDLTGIHWVIVGGESGPGARPMSPEWVESIQRQCQAQRVPFFFKQWGGVQKSKAGRQLGGRTWDEFPRFERPAARRDRQAARELRVLE, from the coding sequence ATGAGTGACGGTAGCGCTATCGAGTGGACCGATGCGACATGGAACCCCGTGCGTGGCTGCACCAAGGTGTCTCCAGGCTGCAAGCACTGCTACGCGGAGACTTTCGCTGAACGGTGGCGCGGCATTCCGAACCATCCGTACGGACAAGGTTTCGACCTACGCTTGGTCCCCGAGAAGCTGACGGAACCGCTGCGTTGGAAGCGACCGCGGCGCATTTTCGTGAACTCCATGAGCGACCTGTTCCAGGTCGGGGTCGACGACGACTTCATCCGCGCTGTGTTCGAGACAATGAACGCCGCGTCCTGGCACACCTACCAGGTGCTGACCAAGCGGGCTGAGCGCCTGCACGACGTCACGGCACGGCTCCCGATGTCCTTGGTGCACCAGAACCACATCTGGCTCGGAGTGAGCGTGGAGGACCGGCGCTACGGTGTACCAAGGATCGACGTGCTCAGAGCAGTCCCCGCTGCCGTGCGGTTCCTCTCGGTGGAGCCGCTGCTCGAGGATCTCGGTCGGCTCGACCTCACAGGCATCCATTGGGTCATTGTCGGCGGCGAGAGCGGTCCGGGGGCGCGACCGATGAGCCCAGAGTGGGTCGAGTCAATTCAGCGACAGTGCCAGGCGCAGCGCGTCCCGTTCTTCTTCAAGCAGTGGGGCGGCGTACAGAAGAGCAAGGCGGGCCGACAGCTCGGTGGTCGAACGTGGGACGAGTTTCCACGTTTTGAGCGACCCGCTGCGCGACGCGACCGTCAGGCTGCACGCGAGCTACGCGTACTCGAGTAG
- the tcmP gene encoding three-Cys-motif partner protein TcmP: MDEPYKDREQSAAKHQILRTYLQRLAYKVAQAPRRAMTINYVDAFAGPWESQLESLDDTSPAIALRTLLDVRASLLRTGVRIEVRAFFVSKTQEGVDQLQRLAQRFPTAMVEIAKGTFEEALPAAVRFAQGGVEPFTFIFIDPTGWTGFSMRKIVPLLQVRPGEVLINFMLEFIRRFAHIEDASSSASIADLFGDLDCREEWRDAAGEERDDQLVAAYCRRVASAGAYEHCVSTPIFKRDEDREHFRLVYATRSHMGLLTFREVEARGLLKQKEVRTVLKQEKRQHRSGQGEMFSADVMSPKVTHEDRTRRRHLERALAALESLLSERGDVSWDTLLLTALQFPLVNEADAKAWLEGQRRDGFVEVLGLEGRETKPKLGKGHRVRRRHVR; this comes from the coding sequence ATGGACGAACCATACAAGGACCGCGAGCAAAGCGCGGCAAAGCATCAGATCCTGAGGACATACCTTCAGCGGCTCGCCTACAAGGTCGCGCAAGCGCCGCGTCGGGCCATGACGATCAACTACGTGGACGCGTTCGCGGGACCGTGGGAGTCACAGCTGGAATCGCTGGACGACACGTCCCCGGCCATCGCTCTCCGTACCTTGCTTGACGTCCGAGCGTCACTCTTGCGCACGGGCGTCCGCATCGAAGTGCGCGCGTTCTTCGTCTCGAAGACGCAGGAAGGGGTCGACCAGCTGCAAAGGCTCGCGCAGCGGTTCCCAACTGCTATGGTCGAGATTGCGAAGGGGACGTTCGAGGAAGCGCTGCCTGCCGCGGTGAGATTCGCGCAGGGAGGAGTTGAACCTTTCACGTTCATCTTCATCGACCCAACGGGATGGACGGGCTTCTCGATGCGCAAGATCGTTCCCCTACTCCAAGTACGTCCAGGGGAAGTCCTGATCAACTTCATGCTGGAGTTCATTCGACGTTTCGCACACATCGAGGACGCTTCCTCGTCGGCGTCGATCGCTGATCTCTTCGGCGACCTCGACTGCCGCGAGGAATGGAGAGACGCTGCCGGAGAGGAGCGCGACGACCAGCTTGTCGCTGCGTACTGTCGCCGAGTAGCGTCCGCTGGAGCGTACGAACACTGCGTGAGCACACCCATATTCAAGCGAGACGAAGACCGAGAGCATTTTCGGCTCGTCTACGCGACGCGAAGCCACATGGGTCTTCTAACATTCCGCGAGGTGGAGGCACGCGGGCTCCTAAAGCAGAAGGAGGTCCGCACTGTCCTCAAGCAGGAGAAGCGGCAGCATCGGAGCGGACAGGGCGAGATGTTCTCCGCGGATGTCATGAGCCCGAAGGTGACCCACGAGGACCGTACGCGGAGGCGGCATCTGGAACGTGCATTGGCCGCTCTCGAGTCGTTGTTGTCGGAGCGTGGAGACGTGTCGTGGGACACTCTCCTGCTGACCGCGCTTCAGTTTCCGCTCGTCAACGAGGCCGACGCCAAGGCCTGGCTGGAGGGGCAACGACGAGACGGGTTCGTTGAAGTCCTGGGCTTGGAAGGCCGAGAGACGAAGCCGAAGCTTGGAAAGGGTCACCGCGTGCGTCGTCGCCACGTCCGGTAG
- a CDS encoding PaaI family thioesterase, giving the protein MSDMRPTPTHPLLPSLPPLPPWARALMDDPGYELLGKPSNQAQNWMHANPTGERIHTNYYVHRPTLALRAVTHFGREAEGRPGVAHGGAIATVLDDVSGTTGWLSGKPVVSLNLNIDYRAFVPTGAWLLVEGRVTDVQGRKVWVTCRVTTPGNDGAGESTQHAEANGLFLQV; this is encoded by the coding sequence ATGAGCGACATGCGCCCGACGCCGACTCACCCGCTGCTCCCCTCGCTCCCGCCGCTCCCCCCGTGGGCACGCGCGCTCATGGACGACCCGGGCTACGAACTGCTGGGGAAGCCATCCAACCAAGCGCAGAACTGGATGCACGCAAACCCCACCGGCGAGCGCATCCACACGAACTACTACGTGCACAGGCCCACGCTCGCCCTGCGCGCCGTCACCCACTTCGGCCGCGAGGCCGAGGGCCGTCCGGGCGTGGCTCACGGCGGAGCCATCGCCACCGTCCTCGACGACGTCTCCGGCACCACGGGCTGGCTCAGCGGGAAGCCCGTGGTGTCGCTCAACCTGAACATCGACTACCGCGCGTTCGTGCCCACCGGCGCCTGGCTGCTGGTCGAGGGCCGCGTGACCGACGTGCAGGGCCGCAAGGTGTGGGTGACGTGCAGAGTGACCACACCCGGCAACGATGGCGCCGGTGAGTCGACGCAACACGCCGAGGCGAACGGGCTGTTTCTGCAGGTGTGA
- a CDS encoding coniferyl aldehyde dehydrogenase, which translates to MHDLLALQREAYLTQGAVSLETRVDRLDRALRLVHGHQDRIIAALNDDFGCRSPHQSQMSDIYATMEALKHAKKHVGRWMAPEKRKIAFPLNLFGARGHVHYQPKGVVGILGTWNFAVNTVFGPLAGVLAAGNRAMLKFSEVAPATAALMESLVASTFDPSEVGCVTGGPEVGAAFSALPLDHLVFTGSAAIGKQVMRAAAEHLTPVTLELGGKSPAVVAPDYDLAEAAARIMTGKSLNVGQACLAPDYVFVPAAQLEAFAQHAAEFTAGMYPTILANRDFTSIVDARHLARLQRYLDEARTAGVDVRAINPAGEDLSTQKGTHKLPFTLVVDPPEELALMREELFGPILILKPYDALRDCTRYVATHPRPLGLYVFTHDERVVQDVLAHTISGGVVVNDVMVHASAEDLPFGGTGPSGMGHYHGQDGFKAFSHARPVYRQTKLPLQRLGGMLPPFGERAEKQLKKMTSL; encoded by the coding sequence ATGCACGACCTGCTCGCGCTCCAGCGCGAGGCATATCTGACGCAGGGGGCCGTCTCCCTCGAGACGCGCGTGGACCGCCTCGACCGCGCGCTGCGCCTCGTGCACGGCCACCAGGACCGCATCATCGCCGCGCTGAACGACGACTTCGGCTGTCGCTCGCCGCACCAGTCGCAGATGTCGGACATCTACGCGACCATGGAGGCGCTCAAGCACGCCAAGAAGCACGTGGGCCGCTGGATGGCCCCCGAGAAGCGCAAGATCGCGTTCCCCCTGAACCTCTTCGGCGCGCGCGGGCACGTGCACTACCAGCCCAAGGGCGTGGTGGGCATCCTCGGCACCTGGAACTTCGCCGTGAACACCGTGTTCGGGCCGCTCGCGGGCGTACTCGCGGCGGGCAACCGCGCGATGCTCAAGTTCTCCGAGGTAGCCCCCGCCACGGCAGCCCTGATGGAGAGCCTCGTGGCGAGCACCTTCGACCCTAGCGAGGTCGGCTGCGTCACCGGTGGGCCGGAGGTGGGCGCGGCCTTCTCGGCGCTGCCGCTCGACCACCTGGTGTTCACGGGCTCGGCCGCCATCGGCAAGCAGGTCATGCGGGCCGCGGCCGAGCATCTCACGCCCGTGACACTCGAGCTGGGCGGCAAGTCCCCCGCCGTCGTCGCGCCCGACTACGACCTGGCCGAGGCCGCGGCGCGGATCATGACGGGCAAGTCGCTCAACGTGGGCCAGGCCTGCCTCGCGCCGGACTACGTCTTCGTGCCCGCGGCTCAGCTCGAGGCCTTCGCGCAGCACGCGGCGGAGTTCACGGCGGGGATGTACCCCACCATCCTCGCCAACCGCGACTTCACCAGCATCGTCGATGCGCGGCACCTCGCGCGCCTGCAGCGCTACCTGGACGAAGCGCGCACAGCTGGCGTCGACGTGCGTGCCATCAACCCCGCGGGCGAGGACCTGAGCACGCAGAAGGGCACGCACAAGCTCCCCTTCACGCTGGTGGTGGACCCACCCGAGGAGCTCGCGCTCATGCGCGAAGAGCTGTTCGGGCCCATCCTCATCCTCAAGCCGTACGACGCGCTGCGCGACTGCACGCGTTACGTCGCGACACACCCGCGGCCGCTCGGGCTCTACGTGTTCACGCACGACGAGCGCGTGGTGCAGGACGTGCTCGCGCACACCATCTCGGGCGGCGTGGTGGTCAACGACGTGATGGTGCACGCCAGCGCCGAGGACCTGCCCTTCGGTGGCACGGGACCCTCGGGCATGGGGCACTACCATGGGCAGGACGGCTTCAAGGCGTTCAGTCACGCGCGCCCCGTGTACCGCCAGACCAAGCTGCCGCTGCAGCGCCTGGGGGGCATGCTGCCGCCCTTCGGCGAGCGCGCCGAGAAGCAGCTGAAGAAGATGACGAGCCTGTGA
- a CDS encoding GMC family oxidoreductase N-terminal domain-containing protein has protein sequence MSASEYDYIVVGAGSAGCCVANRLSADPSARVLLLEAGGKDNNPLIKMGLGFSRLMYDKRVSNVYETAPEPHLDGRRVHIVRGRVLGGCSSINGMVYMRGQREDYDDWAGLPGCAGWSYAELLPYFKRSEHFEPGPAGDFHAHGGELNVTYPSWEYAITDAFIEAAVSTGIPRNDDLNGAVQEGIGLMQLNQKHRQRWSSADAFLSKAVKARPNLRITLHATTKRVLLEGKRAVGVEYLDKQGRAQVVKAKREVILAAGAYNTPPLLELSGVGDPDVLRALGVPVQHALPGVGANLQDHYQAWMQMGVRNAHTLSDDGKMPRLLWTVLRYLFTKTGPLTFPACNVGAFIPNQDAHLNGGRPMFQIHFSPGAGSQDEDGNMVAAPVPGVNATITYLRPTARGSVHASGLDPKAFPIIQHNYLGTAHDRALALEAFKLLRGIYAAPVFQPHATSEILPGAHVQTDEEILAYWKQEGMSVYHPVGSAKMGAASDELAVVDEQLRVHGLTGLRVVDASIFPLVPSGNTHAPTVAMAERACDLILGKPLLAAADVAPVTARVASAEHGAVL, from the coding sequence ATGAGCGCGAGCGAGTACGACTACATCGTGGTGGGGGCCGGCTCGGCGGGCTGCTGCGTGGCCAACCGTCTGTCTGCGGACCCGAGCGCGCGCGTGCTGCTGCTGGAGGCGGGCGGCAAGGACAACAACCCGCTCATCAAGATGGGCCTCGGCTTCAGCCGGCTGATGTACGACAAGCGCGTCAGCAACGTGTACGAGACGGCGCCCGAGCCGCACCTCGACGGCCGGCGCGTGCACATCGTGCGGGGGCGCGTGCTGGGGGGCTGCAGCTCCATCAACGGCATGGTCTACATGCGCGGGCAGCGCGAGGACTACGACGACTGGGCCGGGCTGCCGGGCTGCGCTGGCTGGAGCTACGCCGAGCTGCTGCCGTACTTCAAGCGCTCCGAGCACTTCGAGCCCGGGCCGGCGGGGGACTTCCACGCGCACGGGGGAGAGCTGAACGTCACGTACCCCTCGTGGGAGTACGCCATCACGGACGCGTTCATCGAGGCGGCCGTGAGCACGGGTATCCCGCGCAACGACGACCTGAACGGGGCGGTCCAAGAGGGCATCGGGCTGATGCAGCTCAACCAGAAGCACCGGCAGCGCTGGAGCTCGGCCGACGCGTTCTTGAGCAAGGCCGTGAAGGCGCGCCCGAACCTGCGCATCACGCTGCACGCCACCACCAAGCGGGTGTTGCTGGAGGGCAAGCGGGCGGTGGGGGTGGAGTACCTCGACAAGCAGGGCCGTGCGCAGGTGGTCAAAGCCAAACGCGAGGTCATCCTGGCGGCCGGGGCCTACAACACACCGCCGCTGCTGGAGCTCTCGGGCGTGGGTGACCCCGACGTGCTGCGCGCGCTGGGCGTGCCCGTGCAGCACGCGCTGCCCGGTGTGGGCGCGAACCTGCAGGACCACTACCAGGCTTGGATGCAGATGGGCGTGCGCAACGCGCACACGCTCTCGGACGACGGCAAGATGCCGCGGCTCTTGTGGACGGTGCTGCGCTACCTCTTCACCAAGACCGGGCCGCTGACGTTTCCGGCCTGCAACGTGGGCGCGTTCATCCCCAACCAGGACGCGCACCTGAATGGTGGCCGGCCGATGTTCCAGATCCACTTCTCGCCCGGCGCCGGCAGCCAAGACGAGGACGGCAACATGGTGGCGGCGCCCGTGCCCGGGGTCAACGCCACCATCACGTATCTGCGGCCGACGGCGCGCGGCAGCGTCCATGCGAGCGGTCTGGACCCGAAGGCGTTTCCCATCATCCAGCACAACTACCTGGGCACGGCGCACGACCGCGCGCTGGCGCTCGAGGCGTTCAAGCTGCTGCGCGGCATCTACGCGGCGCCCGTGTTCCAGCCGCACGCCACGAGCGAGATCCTCCCCGGCGCGCACGTGCAGACCGACGAGGAGATCCTCGCGTACTGGAAGCAGGAGGGTATGAGCGTGTACCACCCCGTGGGCAGCGCGAAGATGGGCGCCGCGAGCGACGAGCTGGCCGTGGTGGACGAGCAGCTGCGCGTGCACGGGCTCACGGGGCTGCGCGTGGTGGACGCGTCGATCTTCCCGCTCGTGCCCTCCGGCAACACGCACGCGCCCACCGTGGCGATGGCGGAGCGCGCCTGCGACCTCATCCTGGGCAAGCCGCTGCTGGCTGCTGCGGATGTGGCGCCTGTGACGGCCCGCGTGGCGTCCGCCGAGCACGGAGCGGTGTTGTGA
- a CDS encoding SDR family NAD(P)-dependent oxidoreductase, whose product MSEASAQDDYFQGKVAVVTGGASGVGRCIVTQLAQHGAKVVLADIDAENIAKVCAELRAQGLDVDGMQANVIKAESMEALAAAVFAKYGNVHLLFNNAGVGVKEAAKPLWTIAEQDWQWAYAVNVMGVVNGIRAFVPTMLERGEPGHVINTSSGNGGITSLPTTPVYASSKAALTSLTEVLHAQFLKAEAQLQAHVLFPGPFLVNTNILNSDRARTDEYRVAGQAPAAYVDMAALAKSAGLDFKLTEPEEVAEMALEGVRKGQFWILSKLGSSDDKLRARTENILARENPPLG is encoded by the coding sequence ATGTCTGAGGCCAGCGCGCAGGACGACTACTTCCAGGGCAAGGTCGCCGTGGTGACCGGCGGCGCGAGCGGCGTGGGCCGCTGCATCGTCACGCAGCTGGCCCAGCACGGCGCCAAGGTGGTGCTGGCCGACATCGACGCCGAGAACATCGCGAAGGTGTGCGCCGAGCTGCGCGCGCAGGGCCTCGACGTGGACGGCATGCAGGCCAACGTCATCAAGGCCGAGTCCATGGAGGCGCTGGCAGCGGCGGTGTTCGCCAAGTACGGCAACGTGCACCTGCTGTTCAACAACGCAGGGGTGGGCGTGAAGGAGGCCGCGAAGCCTCTCTGGACCATCGCCGAGCAGGACTGGCAGTGGGCCTACGCGGTGAACGTGATGGGCGTGGTGAACGGCATCCGCGCGTTCGTGCCCACCATGCTGGAGCGCGGCGAGCCGGGGCACGTCATCAACACGTCGTCGGGCAACGGGGGCATCACCTCGCTGCCCACCACGCCGGTCTACGCGTCGTCCAAGGCGGCCCTCACCAGCCTGACCGAGGTGCTGCACGCGCAGTTCCTGAAGGCCGAGGCCCAGCTGCAGGCGCACGTGCTGTTCCCCGGGCCCTTCCTCGTGAACACCAACATCCTCAACTCGGACCGCGCGCGCACGGACGAGTACCGCGTGGCCGGGCAGGCCCCCGCGGCCTACGTGGACATGGCCGCGCTGGCCAAGAGCGCCGGGCTGGACTTCAAGCTGACCGAGCCCGAGGAGGTGGCCGAGATGGCGCTCGAGGGGGTGCGCAAGGGGCAGTTCTGGATCCTGTCCAAGCTGGGCAGCAGCGACGACAAGCTGCGCGCCCGCACCGAGAACATCCTCGCGCGCGAGAACCCACCGCTCGGCTGA
- a CDS encoding acetoacetate decarboxylase family protein: MARLRYVQDLSPAPGAAKPAATQTMHTVQSIRALYETEPEIAAALLPKPLVAAARPEIFVQFANIAMHLSPERTVRLGAATVGVACTHEGAPGFYVLAMPMEGEFVVIGGREKFGEPKKIASTAFELSDERVMGSVTRHGVSFLELRGRLGAPSDTPKQFTEHFFCFKALPTCMPEQNPNGGFDGEVLLTRLNWERNYTSVRHVEDGEVILRESAHDPLVDVPVKRLVRMEFAEGATKTGGEVLRTVPGEWLAPFIAQRYDVPQAGVEIPLASESRGAEGASAHV, translated from the coding sequence ATGGCCCGTCTACGCTACGTCCAAGACCTCTCCCCGGCGCCCGGCGCGGCCAAGCCGGCCGCCACGCAGACCATGCACACCGTGCAGTCCATCCGTGCGCTGTACGAGACCGAGCCCGAGATCGCCGCGGCGTTGCTGCCCAAGCCGCTGGTGGCCGCCGCGCGCCCCGAGATCTTCGTGCAGTTCGCCAACATCGCGATGCACCTCTCGCCGGAGCGCACGGTGCGGCTGGGGGCGGCCACGGTCGGCGTCGCCTGCACGCACGAGGGCGCGCCGGGCTTCTACGTGCTGGCCATGCCCATGGAGGGCGAGTTCGTGGTCATCGGTGGGCGCGAGAAGTTCGGCGAGCCGAAGAAGATCGCCAGCACGGCGTTCGAGCTGAGCGACGAGCGGGTGATGGGCAGCGTCACGCGGCACGGCGTGTCTTTCCTCGAGCTGCGCGGCCGGCTGGGCGCGCCCTCGGACACGCCCAAGCAGTTCACCGAGCACTTCTTCTGCTTCAAGGCGCTGCCCACCTGCATGCCCGAGCAGAACCCCAACGGCGGGTTCGACGGAGAGGTGCTGCTCACGCGCCTGAACTGGGAGCGCAACTACACGTCGGTGCGCCACGTGGAGGACGGCGAGGTCATCCTGCGCGAGTCCGCGCACGACCCGCTGGTGGACGTGCCGGTCAAGCGCCTGGTTCGCATGGAGTTCGCCGAGGGGGCCACCAAGACGGGCGGCGAGGTGCTGCGCACGGTGCCCGGCGAGTGGCTCGCGCCGTTCATCGCGCAGCGTTACGACGTGCCCCAGGCGGGCGTCGAGATCCCGCTCGCGAGCGAGTCCCGCGGCGCGGAAGGAGCGAGCGCCCATGTCTGA
- a CDS encoding amidohydrolase — protein sequence MTETPSTADRYLIVSTDGHAGLLPEKYRDYLDPQHRETFDAQIEAEIAERAAREKDFLIKDYNEKWREGNVGLLAAAWDSDLRNQVIDDDGVAAEVLFPDGITERNAPPFGAGLGLKPWGVSPELQWAGARAHNRWMVEFCQAAPTRRIGLAIVPALYDVDAAVREVVWAHERGLRGILIPALMGDYPAYNHPRYHPLWRTCAERGMVVHTHSGPAPDYDFSLPGAMGVFLCEFAWWAARPLWHLIFGGAFELFPDLKFCLTEVSEFWVPSMLEMMDVRASVKHTSGKLGDFRSNLTLKPSEYWRRNCWLSASALFDEGSTAVRHQIGMESVMWGTDFPHPEGSWPHTKEKMKQYMTGIPEAELTQMLGTNALACYGLDPAPLYTLAARIGPEKALFVGDPQ from the coding sequence ATGACCGAAACGCCCTCCACCGCTGACCGCTACCTGATCGTCTCTACGGACGGTCACGCCGGCCTCTTGCCCGAGAAGTACCGCGACTATCTGGACCCCCAGCACCGTGAGACCTTCGACGCGCAGATCGAGGCGGAGATCGCGGAGCGCGCGGCGCGCGAGAAGGACTTCCTGATCAAGGACTACAACGAGAAGTGGCGCGAGGGGAACGTGGGGCTCTTGGCCGCCGCGTGGGACTCGGACCTGCGCAACCAGGTCATCGACGACGACGGCGTGGCGGCCGAGGTGCTCTTCCCGGATGGCATCACCGAGCGCAACGCGCCGCCGTTCGGGGCGGGCCTGGGCCTCAAGCCCTGGGGGGTCTCGCCCGAGCTGCAGTGGGCGGGTGCGCGCGCGCACAACCGCTGGATGGTGGAGTTCTGCCAGGCGGCGCCCACGCGGCGCATCGGCCTCGCCATCGTGCCCGCGCTGTACGATGTGGACGCGGCCGTGCGCGAGGTGGTCTGGGCGCACGAGCGCGGCCTGCGCGGCATCCTGATCCCGGCGCTGATGGGCGACTACCCGGCCTACAACCACCCGCGCTACCACCCGCTGTGGCGCACGTGTGCCGAGCGCGGGATGGTGGTGCACACGCACTCGGGCCCCGCGCCGGACTACGACTTCTCGCTGCCCGGCGCCATGGGCGTGTTCCTGTGCGAGTTCGCGTGGTGGGCCGCGCGCCCACTTTGGCACCTGATCTTCGGCGGGGCCTTCGAGCTGTTCCCAGACCTCAAGTTCTGCCTCACGGAGGTGAGCGAGTTCTGGGTGCCGTCCATGCTGGAGATGATGGACGTGCGTGCGTCGGTGAAGCACACGAGCGGCAAGCTCGGCGACTTCCGCTCCAACCTCACGCTCAAACCCAGCGAGTACTGGCGGCGCAACTGCTGGCTCAGCGCGTCGGCGCTGTTCGACGAGGGCAGCACGGCGGTGCGGCACCAGATCGGCATGGAGAGCGTCATGTGGGGCACGGACTTCCCGCACCCCGAGGGCAGCTGGCCGCACACCAAAGAGAAGATGAAGCAGTACATGACGGGCATCCCGGAGGCCGAGCTCACGCAGATGCTCGGCACCAACGCGCTCGCCTGCTACGGCCTCGACCCCGCGCCGCTGTACACGCTTGCCGCGCGCATCGGACCCGAGAAGGCGCTCTTCGTGGGCGACCCGCAGTAG
- a CDS encoding cytochrome P450: MSDPRMDALRFRGVDLCAPESHDDPWELYDYLREHDPLYWDEHNELWYVFRYDDVLAVSRDPVTFCSTEGNRPNLPADPSMIHQDGTAHAKQRGLVAKGFTPRAMKEIEASCAEIVDTLIDAFLERGAFDAVEDLAAQLPAQLVATMLGAPQEMTPTLRRWIEVMVSGGQGPQYVDDAVNEAFGEFCEHHEVMVAEREGSDDDSDLLLRWMHAELDGQKLEEDQLLFEHALILAGGIETTRNAIAGGLEMLAQDPEAWAYLRAHVDDERVIQAAIEEMTRWVTPFTNMFRTATCDVTLHGKTIREGQMVGLMYPAANRDPSVFKDPHRFDVRRDPRVEKHLAFGFGTHFCLGANLARLELSTTLVALLRKMETLSLAPEGRRERLSSSFIRGLAHLDLTFTRA, encoded by the coding sequence GTGAGTGACCCACGCATGGACGCGCTGCGCTTTCGGGGGGTGGACCTGTGCGCGCCGGAGTCCCACGACGACCCGTGGGAGCTCTACGACTACCTGCGCGAGCACGACCCCCTCTACTGGGACGAGCACAACGAGCTCTGGTACGTGTTCCGCTACGACGACGTGCTCGCCGTCTCGCGCGACCCGGTGACGTTCTGCTCCACGGAGGGCAACCGCCCGAACCTGCCGGCGGACCCCTCCATGATCCACCAGGACGGGACCGCCCACGCCAAGCAGCGCGGACTGGTAGCCAAGGGCTTCACGCCCCGGGCCATGAAAGAGATCGAGGCCAGCTGTGCCGAGATCGTGGACACGCTGATCGACGCGTTCCTCGAGCGCGGTGCGTTCGATGCCGTCGAGGACCTCGCCGCGCAGCTCCCGGCGCAGCTGGTAGCCACCATGCTCGGCGCGCCGCAAGAGATGACCCCCACGCTGCGCCGCTGGATCGAGGTGATGGTGAGCGGTGGGCAGGGGCCGCAGTACGTGGACGACGCGGTGAACGAAGCCTTCGGCGAGTTCTGTGAGCACCACGAGGTGATGGTGGCGGAGCGCGAGGGCAGCGACGACGACAGCGACCTGTTGCTGCGCTGGATGCACGCCGAGCTGGACGGACAGAAGCTCGAGGAAGACCAGCTGTTGTTCGAGCACGCGCTGATCCTGGCGGGGGGCATCGAGACCACGCGCAACGCCATCGCGGGCGGGCTCGAGATGCTGGCCCAAGATCCGGAAGCCTGGGCCTACCTGCGCGCGCACGTGGACGACGAGCGCGTCATCCAGGCCGCCATCGAGGAGATGACGCGCTGGGTCACGCCCTTCACCAACATGTTCCGCACCGCCACGTGCGACGTGACGCTGCACGGCAAGACCATCCGCGAAGGCCAGATGGTGGGGCTCATGTACCCCGCCGCCAACCGCGACCCGAGCGTGTTCAAGGACCCGCACCGCTTCGACGTGCGGCGCGACCCGCGCGTGGAGAAGCACCTCGCGTTCGGCTTCGGCACGCACTTCTGCTTGGGCGCCAACCTCGCGCGCCTCGAGCTGAGCACCACCCTGGTCGCGCTTCTGCGTAAGATGGAGACGCTGTCCCTCGCGCCGGAAGGGCGGCGGGAGCGCCTGAGCTCCTCGTTCATCCGTGGGCTCGCCCACCTGGACCTCACCTTCACGCGCGCCTAG
- a CDS encoding Rieske 2Fe-2S domain-containing protein, translated as MTDASYAQGWYLVAFSKELGPTEVKPVRYFGQEFVLYRTEGGEPVLLEAFCPHLGAHLGHGGKVEGDSIRCPFHAWKFGKSGVCTEVPYAKRIPPRAGVKGRLLREQNGMILGFFGPEGAVPDYDIPVLPQLDDPAWSELRTDQAEIKTEPREVIENIADRAHFLPVHNTRVDEFEVIIDGPRATQRTLGKGRNLRGEKIDVTSVATYHGPAIQFTDLAWAYPMVLINAHIPIDERRLLLRFGVAVKTGVGVVLPEEIMSAVVAAARDGYFQDVAIWENKKWRDAPVLADGDGPIGRVREWYRGFFAGAGA; from the coding sequence ATGACCGACGCGTCCTATGCCCAGGGTTGGTACCTGGTGGCCTTCAGCAAGGAGCTGGGCCCGACCGAAGTGAAGCCCGTGCGCTACTTCGGGCAGGAGTTCGTGCTGTACCGCACCGAGGGGGGCGAGCCCGTCCTGCTCGAGGCCTTCTGTCCGCACCTGGGTGCCCACCTGGGCCACGGTGGCAAGGTGGAGGGTGACAGCATCCGCTGCCCCTTCCACGCGTGGAAGTTCGGCAAGTCGGGCGTGTGCACGGAGGTGCCCTATGCCAAGCGCATCCCGCCTCGCGCGGGGGTGAAGGGGCGCCTGCTGCGCGAGCAGAACGGCATGATCCTCGGTTTCTTCGGTCCGGAGGGAGCGGTCCCCGACTACGACATCCCCGTGCTGCCGCAGCTGGACGACCCCGCCTGGAGCGAGCTCCGCACGGACCAGGCCGAGATCAAGACCGAGCCGCGCGAGGTGATCGAGAACATCGCCGACCGCGCGCACTTCCTGCCCGTACACAACACCCGCGTCGACGAGTTCGAGGTCATCATCGACGGGCCGCGCGCCACGCAGCGCACGCTCGGCAAGGGGCGCAACCTGCGCGGCGAGAAGATCGACGTGACGTCCGTCGCCACGTATCACGGCCCGGCCATCCAGTTCACAGACCTGGCCTGGGCCTACCCCATGGTCCTCATCAACGCGCACATCCCCATCGACGAGAGGCGCTTGTTGCTGCGCTTCGGGGTGGCCGTGAAGACCGGGGTGGGCGTGGTGCTGCCCGAAGAGATCATGAGCGCCGTGGTGGCCGCGGCCCGCGACGGGTACTTCCAGGACGTCGCCATCTGGGAGAACAAGAAGTGGCGCGACGCGCCGGTGCTGGCCGACGGTGACGGACCCATCGGCCGCGTGCGCGAGTGGTATCGGGGCTTCTTCGCGGGAGCCGGCGCGTGA